In the Methanofastidiosum sp. genome, TATTTCTTTTTCTTCAAGTTCAAGTCTGCTAAGCATCGCAATATGTTTTACTTCTTCCTTTGAAATTTTCATCTCTACACCCTCTCTAAGTTTACAATTTTTGGGGCTAATTTTTTAACCCCTATTCCGGGAAAGTTAACAACAACCTTTAAATCCTCTCCTTCACCATAATAGTCCCTGACAACTCCAATCCCCCATGTTGGATGTTTAACCTTACATCCTATCACAAACGGAGGCTTAACCTTCGGTGTCTCAACCTCTTTTTTATGTGGCGTAAATGTAGAGTAATCCTTTCTAATACATGTACAGTATTCAGATGGGATGTCTTTGATAAAGCTAGATGGCTCTTGCTTTTGAACTTTTGAATAAAGCTTTCTCTGTTTTGCACTTGTAATAAACAGGAGATTCTTTGCCCTTGTCATTCCCACATAAAAAAGTCTCCTTTCTTCCTGTAATTCAAGAGGATCTTCAAGAGCCTTAAAGTATGGCAAAATCCCTTCTTCACATCCTGCTATAAAAACTACTGGAAACTCAAGCCCTTTTGCAGCATGAAGAGTTAACAGAGAAACTCCATTTTTCTTCCTTTCCCATGTATCAACGCTTGAAACGAGAGAAACTTTATCAAGAAATTCTTTTACAGAGACTTTTTCAGCCGAACTTAAAAGCTCAAGGACGTTCTGAATCCTGTCTTCTTCAATTTCCTCAAGATATCCTGTAAGATTCAGTATGTCCTTTATCATCGATGCAGCATCTTGATAGTTCTTCTCAGAGAGTTCATCTATAATTATGGTAAAAGACAAAAGCTTTTCTTTTAAATTACTTGCAACAGAATCGTCTTTTATAATCCTCTTTATTGCTTCATATAGTGAAATCATATGTTTTTTAGCTTCATTTTCAATTTTCAGTAGAGCTCCAGCTCCTATCCCTCTTGGTGGAGTATTTATAATTCTTAAAAGGCTAACATTGTCCTCTTTGTTTAAAATAAAACGCATATAGGCAAGTACATCTTTTATCTCCTTGCGATGGTAAAAGCTAACTCCGCTTATCACCTGATAGGGAATTCCTTCTATGCGTAAAGCCTCTTCCAATGCTCTTGCCTGAAGAACTAATCTGTAAAGGATTGCAAAGTCTCTATATTCATACTCACCTTTTAGATAAAGTTCTTTAATTATTTTTGTAATATACTTTGCTTCTTCTTCCTCATTGCATAATTGACAGTAAAAAATTTTCTCTCCCCAATCCTTTTCTGTCCAAAGATTTTTTGGTTTTCTTAATGGATTTTTTGAAATCATAGCAGTAG is a window encoding:
- a CDS encoding UvrD-helicase domain-containing protein; translated protein: MKDFPLSDLNPAQQEAVLYCEGPLLVLAGAGSGKTRVITYKYAYLKEAMGFHPSSIFTVTFTNKAADEMKERIFKMCNGSLKNTWIGTFHSLCVRILRAHIERIGYKKDFVIYDEDDQAGLIKRILKDLNMHEALCKCVVNKISNLKSNLITPEDYISTTEGYEFEERLGRIYMRYQTELQICNALDFDDLILCVIRLFSENEDLLKRYSEQFRYILVDEFQDTNKSQYELLQLLCKYHKNICAVGDDDQSIYKFRGANVFNILNFERDFPQTKIVKLEQNYRSTKHIILASTAMISKNPLRKPKNLWTEKDWGEKIFYCQLCNEEEEAKYITKIIKELYLKGEYEYRDFAILYRLVLQARALEEALRIEGIPYQVISGVSFYHRKEIKDVLAYMRFILNKEDNVSLLRIINTPPRGIGAGALLKIENEAKKHMISLYEAIKRIIKDDSVASNLKEKLLSFTIIIDELSEKNYQDAASMIKDILNLTGYLEEIEEDRIQNVLELLSSAEKVSVKEFLDKVSLVSSVDTWERKKNGVSLLTLHAAKGLEFPVVFIAGCEEGILPYFKALEDPLELQEERRLFYVGMTRAKNLLFITSAKQRKLYSKVQKQEPSSFIKDIPSEYCTCIRKDYSTFTPHKKEVETPKVKPPFVIGCKVKHPTWGIGVVRDYYGEGEDLKVVVNFPGIGVKKLAPKIVNLERV